From a region of the Helianthus annuus cultivar XRQ/B chromosome 5, HanXRQr2.0-SUNRISE, whole genome shotgun sequence genome:
- the LOC110939188 gene encoding uncharacterized protein LOC110939188 yields MGLKCHKVLFTLVVFFLGMFINNISLASGVKKLDEKWSPISPSDPAMVDIAKFAVNAHNEGHPESRVVFDSLVSGETSGYPNPIYHMIIAAKSDIVRKYLAVLAERPYMNSLWLLDWQGPL; encoded by the coding sequence ATGGGTTTAAAGTGTCATAAGGTTCTTTTTACTTTAGTTGTCTTCTTTTTGGGGATGTTTATCAATAACATCTCCCTTGCATCTGGTGTCAAAAAACTTGATGAAAAATGGAGCCCCATCTCACCGAGTGACCCAGCAATGGTGGATATTGCAAAGTTTGCAGTGAATGCACACAACGAAGGGCATCCTGAAAGTAGAGTTGTTTTTGATAGTTTGGTAAGTGGTGAGACTTCAGGTTATCCAAACCCAATCTACCATATGATCATCGCAGCCAAAAGCGATATAGTGAGGAAGTATCTAGCTGTTCTTGCTGAGAGGCCATATATGAACTCTTTGTGGCTTCTAGACTGGCAAGGGCCCCTTTAG